CGCCTGGGAACCAAACACAAGGATGTCATTAAGCCCCTGCACTCTGAAGCGCTCAACGTCCAGATATCCCCTGGGCAGCAACGAAGTACCGCCGACAAACAGGAAATTCCAGCCGACGCCCAGTAACAGCAGGGCCCCAAGGTAGTGATGAAAGCTGATACCACTTGCAGCGAGCGCCACGCAGGCAAAATAAGCCAACAATCCACCGGCCATCATCACGGGAATACCAATCACTCGGGTCAACCATCCGCTGATCAATGAGGGCAAATACATGGCCATGATGTGGAGCTGAATAACCCGCTTGGCGTCATTCAGGTCATGCCCGGCCAACTCTGTCATGCTAAGTGGCGTCGCGGTCATAATAAAGCTCATGACAGCGTACCCGACAGACGCAGCACTGATGGCCGCCCAGACGAGCGGATTTTTGAGAATTTCTGTTAGCGGACGACCACCCCCGGAATGGGTTTCCCGAACCAGCTCCCCCCCGGCCCTGTACCCCAGAACCAGAATGACCAGAGCCGATGCCTGCACCGCTGCCAGCCCCAGCCAACTGAGCAGGAACGGATGCTCTCCGCCACCACCCAGCGCAGCGACTTCAGGACCAAGCCAGGCAGCAACGAGACCACCCAGTAGCACGCGGGCGGCAGCCGTCGCGGCCAAACCGGGAGGTACCGACTCCATCGCGGCAAAACGATACTGATGAACAACGGCCAAGCCGGTTCCGCCAAGGACAGATGCCAGACAAAGCAAAGGAAACAGGCCCTGCCAGGAAGCCAAGGCACCCAAAAATGCGGCTGTCATACCCATGACAGTTCCGAGGAGCATCACCCGTTTTCGGCCAATTCTTTCCATCAGCCAGGTCGCGGGCTTGATGGCCAGCACCGTACCCACGACAACCAGCCCGACAGGTAGTGTGGCATATTCTGGCACGGGAGAAAGGAGGCGACCCTGGATACTACCAATGAAAACAATGAAGGGCGCCGTACACATGGCGAGTGCCTGCGCGGCAACCAGAACCCAGACGTTGAGGGGCATGGCGTTACTTTTTCCTGTAAATAATGCCCGGATGGCACTGCACCATCTCATAGAGATGCGACAGCCCGTTAAGGGACTCCGAGGCGCCAAGTATCAGGTAACCGCCGGGGTTCAGCGTGGCATGAATCCGGGTAAGAATGTCCTTTTTCAGCTCTGCTGAGAAATAGATCAGAACATTCCGGCACATAACGATATCAAACTTCCCCAGCATGTAGCGTTCCAGCAGATTCAGCTCCTTGAACTCCACCATGCCTTTCAGTTGGGGACGAATCTGCCAGCCACCATTGGGTGATGGTGTAAAGAACTGCTTCTGGCGTTCGGGTGAAAGCCCACGGCCGATAGCAATCATTTCGTACTCGCCACGCCGGGCCACCTCCAGAACGCTCTTGGAAATATCCGTTGCCGTTATTCTGACATCGCGTATTTTTCCAGGCCTGGTGCGCCGGAACTCTTCCAAAATCATTCCGATCGAGTATGGTTCCTGCCCCGTTGAACAGGCTGCCGACCAGAGTCGTAACGGCTGGGTCAGCTTTCGTTCAGCGAACTCCGGAAGTAACTTTTCCTGAAGGATACGAAATGGATGATTGTCCCTGAACCACAGCGTCTCGTTGGTTGTCATTGCATCAATGACAACCTCCCGGAGGTTGGCCCTCCCCGGACGCTTGAGACGCTCTAGCAGCCCGCCAAGAGAGTCGAGCTGATTTTCTTCCAGAATGCGCCGGAGGCGGCTTTTGACCAGGTACTGTTTATTGTCACCCAGTAAAATGCCGCACGCATCCTGCAGGAACGTCTTAAAAGCTTCGTATTCCTGTGGAGTTATATCCGCTTTCATTGAATCTCAGTTCTGAATGAATCCGTGAGCAGTGGTCTCAACCCTGATCAATGATTTCCATCACCCGCTCTGCAAGCTCGTCCGGGCTGAACTTGGCCATGAAGTCGTCAGCACCGACCTTCTGAACCATAGCTTTATTGAAAACACCGCTCAATGAAGTATGCAGCATTATAAACAAATCGCTGAGCGCCGGATCAGCCTTACAACGGGTAACCAGGGTATAACCGTCCATTTCCGGCATCTCCACATCGGAAATCACCAGAGCCAGATGATCCCGCGCTTTTGAGCCGTCTTCCGTGATCTCTTTAAGATACTGAAAAGCCTGCTTGCCGTCGTTCTTCGTAACAACTTCCATCCCGATGGCCGTAAGGCAGCGCTCAATCTGGCGGCGGGCGACTGTCGAGTCGTCAACAACGAGCACGGGCAGGTGTCCGGGCACCCTCTCTGCACTCTTGCTCAGCACGGCCTCCGTAACATCTTCACGGAGAGGAGAAACTTCTGAAAG
This Marinobacter salinus DNA region includes the following protein-coding sequences:
- a CDS encoding CheR family methyltransferase, with translation MKADITPQEYEAFKTFLQDACGILLGDNKQYLVKSRLRRILEENQLDSLGGLLERLKRPGRANLREVVIDAMTTNETLWFRDNHPFRILQEKLLPEFAERKLTQPLRLWSAACSTGQEPYSIGMILEEFRRTRPGKIRDVRITATDISKSVLEVARRGEYEMIAIGRGLSPERQKQFFTPSPNGGWQIRPQLKGMVEFKELNLLERYMLGKFDIVMCRNVLIYFSAELKKDILTRIHATLNPGGYLILGASESLNGLSHLYEMVQCHPGIIYRKK
- a CDS encoding MFS transporter; the protein is MPLNVWVLVAAQALAMCTAPFIVFIGSIQGRLLSPVPEYATLPVGLVVVGTVLAIKPATWLMERIGRKRVMLLGTVMGMTAAFLGALASWQGLFPLLCLASVLGGTGLAVVHQYRFAAMESVPPGLAATAAARVLLGGLVAAWLGPEVAALGGGGEHPFLLSWLGLAAVQASALVILVLGYRAGGELVRETHSGGGRPLTEILKNPLVWAAISAASVGYAVMSFIMTATPLSMTELAGHDLNDAKRVIQLHIMAMYLPSLISGWLTRVIGIPVMMAGGLLAYFACVALAASGISFHHYLGALLLLGVGWNFLFVGGTSLLPRGYLDVERFRVQGLNDILVFGSQATAALSAGAALSWLGWSGLVMIAVPFLVLHGVIMTVWLVRSPPACASISKPD
- a CDS encoding chemotaxis protein CheV encodes the protein MAGVLDSVNQRTQLVGQNRLELLLFRLRGRQMYGINVFKVKEVLQCPKLSSIPNSRTVVRGVAHIRGETIPIIDLSMSIGLPGIPQEELATSFVIITEYNRKTQGFLVSGVERIMNMNWEDILPPPKGAGKDVYLTAVTKIDDKLVEIIDVEKILSEVSPLREDVTEAVLSKSAERVPGHLPVLVVDDSTVARRQIERCLTAIGMEVVTKNDGKQAFQYLKEITEDGSKARDHLALVISDVEMPEMDGYTLVTRCKADPALSDLFIMLHTSLSGVFNKAMVQKVGADDFMAKFSPDELAERVMEIIDQG